The following proteins come from a genomic window of Daphnia carinata strain CSIRO-1 chromosome 6, CSIRO_AGI_Dcar_HiC_V3, whole genome shotgun sequence:
- the LOC130690576 gene encoding NAD-dependent protein deacylase isoform X1: protein MSVSPSADMDSFRKLLLKANAVVILTGAGVSAESGVPTFRGAGGLWRTYSAIDLATPSAFRSNPSLVWEFYHHRRETVASKHPNNAHKAIAEFESRLTKQGKHVSVITQNIDELHQRAGSVNVLELHGSLFKTQCLKCKKVEANYDNPICEALRGKGSASPVEGGEKIPELSLPRCKVSSCGGLLRPYVVWFHETLDPIVLKKAERDLNSCDLCLVIGTSSVVYPAAMFAPQVAARGVPVAEFNMETTSATHHFGHIPFFWSKWRTFADSSSTVTS from the exons ATGTCCGTTAGTCCGTCTGCTGACATGGATTCATTTCGAAAACTTTTACTTAAAGCCAATGCTGTTGTGATATTGACGGGTGCAGGAGTATCTGCCGAGTCTGGGGTCCCTACATTTCGCGGGGCAGGAGGGCTATGGAGGACATATTCGGCGATAGATTTAGCCACCCCGTCTGCTTTTCGGTCCAATCCCTCTCTTGTTTGGGAGTTTTATCACCACCGTAGAGAAACTGTTGCATCAAAGCATCCAAACAAT GCACATAAAGCAATAGCTGAATTTGAATCCAGACTAACTAAACAAGGCAAACATGTAAGTGTCATAACCCAAAATATCGATGAGCTCCACCAAAGGGCTGGATCTGTAAATGTATTGGAGCTACATGGAAGCTTGTTCAAGACTCAGTGCCTAAAATGTAAAAAGGTGGAAGCGAATTATGACAATCCTATCTGTGAAGCTCTTAGAGGAAAAGG GTCAGCATCTCCAGTTGAAGGCGGAGAAAAGATTCCTGAATTATCACTTCCAAGATGCAAAGTTTCATCTTGTGGGGGCCTCCTAAGGCCATATGTTGTTTGGTTTCATGAAACTTTGGATCCCATTGTTCTGAAAAAAGCTG AGAGGGATCTTAATAGTTGTGACCTATGTTTGGTTATTGGGACATCATCTGTAGTCTATCCTGCTGCAATGTTTGCCCCTCAGGTAGCTGCTAGAGGGGTCCCGGTTGCAGAGTTCAATATGGAAACTACGTCTGCTACTCATCATTTCGGGCAT ATTCCATTTTTCTGGTCCAAGTGGAGAACTTTTGCCGATAGCTCTAGCACCGTAACGAGTTAG
- the LOC130689496 gene encoding protein BTG1-like, with product MHPNEKAILRRATREAATFFARFISSHVDGRKRREFVVCLEQLLTSRLGHHWYPDSPDRGQAYRCIRLNPSNNKEPLIETAVIVAGLTYNDIQLPLELTVWIDPDKVTYRFGEDDGSHCTLISFDRQLAPNKTMATAPLRACSHKLEPRMHAMRCREGHKFCFMTQPGIGVLPSSILPPRFIFHRLFPVILFPPNVDLVAP from the coding sequence atgcatcCCAATGAGAAAGCGATCCTGCGACGTGCAACTAGAGAGGCGGCTACGTTCTTCGCTCGTTTCATTTCCTCGCATGTGGATGGGCGTAAACGGCGAGAGTTTGTCGTTTGTTTGGAACAGCTATTGACGAGTCGATTGGGGCATCACTGGTATCCGGATAGTCCAGATCGAGGCCAGGCGTACCGCTGCATCCGGTTAAATCCGTCCAACAATAAAGAACCGCTGATTGAGACTGCAGTCATCGTGGCCGGCTTGACTTACAACGACATTCAACTGCCCTTGGAACTGACCGTGTGGATCGATCCCGACAAAGTAACATACCGTTTTGGCGAGGATGACGGATCGCACTGCACTCTCATTTCCTTTGACAGACAATTGGCGCCGAACAAAACGATGGCCACGGCTCCTTTACGCGCCTGCAGCCATAAACTGGAACCGAGAATGCACGCCATGCGTTGCCGAGAGGGCcacaagttttgttttatgacGCAGCCTGGCATTGGTGTGCTTCCTTCATCGATCCTTCCACCACGGTTCATCTTTCATCGCCTCTTCCCAGTGATTCTTTTCCCGCCCAATGTCGATCTCGTAGCTCCGTAA
- the LOC130690576 gene encoding NAD-dependent protein deacylase isoform X2, with product MSVSPSADMDSFRKLLLKANAVVILTGAGVSAESGVPTFRGAGGLWRTYSAIDLATPSAFRSNPSLVWEFYHHRRETVASKHPNNAHKAIAEFESRLTKQGKHVSVITQNIDELHQRAGSVNVLELHGSLFKTQCLKCKKVEANYDNPICEALRGKGSASPVEGGEKIPELSLPRCKVSSCGGLLRPYVVWFHETLDPIVLKKAERDLNSCDLCLVIGTSSVVYPAAMFAPQVAARGVPVAEFNMETTSATHHFGFHFSGPSGELLPIALAP from the exons ATGTCCGTTAGTCCGTCTGCTGACATGGATTCATTTCGAAAACTTTTACTTAAAGCCAATGCTGTTGTGATATTGACGGGTGCAGGAGTATCTGCCGAGTCTGGGGTCCCTACATTTCGCGGGGCAGGAGGGCTATGGAGGACATATTCGGCGATAGATTTAGCCACCCCGTCTGCTTTTCGGTCCAATCCCTCTCTTGTTTGGGAGTTTTATCACCACCGTAGAGAAACTGTTGCATCAAAGCATCCAAACAAT GCACATAAAGCAATAGCTGAATTTGAATCCAGACTAACTAAACAAGGCAAACATGTAAGTGTCATAACCCAAAATATCGATGAGCTCCACCAAAGGGCTGGATCTGTAAATGTATTGGAGCTACATGGAAGCTTGTTCAAGACTCAGTGCCTAAAATGTAAAAAGGTGGAAGCGAATTATGACAATCCTATCTGTGAAGCTCTTAGAGGAAAAGG GTCAGCATCTCCAGTTGAAGGCGGAGAAAAGATTCCTGAATTATCACTTCCAAGATGCAAAGTTTCATCTTGTGGGGGCCTCCTAAGGCCATATGTTGTTTGGTTTCATGAAACTTTGGATCCCATTGTTCTGAAAAAAGCTG AGAGGGATCTTAATAGTTGTGACCTATGTTTGGTTATTGGGACATCATCTGTAGTCTATCCTGCTGCAATGTTTGCCCCTCAGGTAGCTGCTAGAGGGGTCCCGGTTGCAGAGTTCAATATGGAAACTACGTCTGCTACTCATCATTTCGG ATTCCATTTTTCTGGTCCAAGTGGAGAACTTTTGCCGATAGCTCTAGCACCGTAA